The genomic interval CTTACTGTTCTGATCGGAATGTTGTTGCTGGACGCCTTGCTTGGAGATCCCCGTGTTGCCTGGCATCCTGTTTGTCTGATAGGCCGATCCTTGAGTTTTTTTGAGGAAAAACTGCGTCAAATCGGCTGGAATGGTTATATCGGCGGAATACTCCTGTTTTTTTGTCTGGCTGTGACATGGGTGCTGCCTGTGACAGGGATCATGATCTGGCTTGCCAGAGAAATGCCGATCGCTGGCTGGCTGTTTCAGATTATAACCGGATTTTTCCTGCTGGCGATACACTCCCTGTTGGCACATTCCTGGAACATACTGAAAGCCGCTGATTCAGGCAATCTGGATCTGGCCCATCAGGAAACAGCGAAACTGGTAGGACGGGATACCGCACCCATGAGTCTGGATGATTGCAGACGATCGGCGGTTGAGAGCATGGGCGAAAGCTTGACGGATGGAATCATCGCACCCCTGTTTTATTATTTTCTGCTGGGAATTCCCGGAATGCTGATGTTTAAAATCATCAGTACGATGGACTCCATGGTGGGATATAAAACGGAAAAGTACCTGAAATTCGGCTGGTTTGGCGCACGGGCTGATGATGTCCTCAATTATATCCCTGCCCGACTCAGTTTTATTCTAATCACCTTGCTTGCCTCGGTGTTACCCGGTTATTCAGGACGGTATGCTTTCAAAATCGGCTGGTCTCAGCATCATCTGATCCCCGGTCCCAATGCCGGCTGGAGTGAAGCCGCAATGGCCGGAGCACTGCGTATCAGAATTGCGGGGCCTATCTGGAAAAAAGGTGTGAAGGTCACAGATCTCTGGATTGGAGACTCTCAAGATCCTGAGGCCTGCTCTCATGGTGAGGTGTTTAAAACCATGGCTATGGTCGTCTTGAGTTCCCTGGTGTTCTGTATGATTTCAATAGTTACGATTTTCTGGATTGTCGGATAAGACAGACCATGCGAGATGAATTATTCAAACATCCGGAATCATCCAAAAAATTTGAATTCAACGAAGCGGTCGCCAATGTTTTTGAGGACATGCTGTCGCGCTCAATTCCATTTTATCAGGAAGTGCTTCGACTCACCGGGGAATTAACCCTGAAATTCTGTCATCCCGGCAGCGTGATTTATGATCTGGGATGTTCCACTGGAACCCTGATTCATTATCTGGCGGATCTCATCGCCCCCTTCCGGATTCCGGTAACCATCAAGGGAATTGACTCCTCACAGGCGATGCTGGACAAGGCCAGAAGCCAAAGTAACTCAAGCCATGAACCGTTAGCCATCGAATGGATTTGTGGTGATATCCAGACAACACCAATACTCAAGCCGACCGTAATCATCCTGAATTACACCCTGCAGTTCGTTTCTCCAGAGACCCGTCAAGCTTTTGTTACAAAACTCCATGCTGAACTGGAACCGGGCGGCCTGTTGATCATGAGTGAAAAATTACGGTCTGATCAGCTTGTGGTCCGTGAACTGGAAACCGAATGTTATGAAAGTTTGAAACGACGTCATGGATATTCAGAAATAGAAATTTCCAGAAAACGACAGGCTCTGGAAAATGTTCTGGTTAGTTTCTCTCTGGAGGATAACCTGTCTCTGTTGCGGAACGCCGGTTTTGAATCTTCGGGTATCGCCTTCAAATGGCATAATTTCGCGACCTTCTGGGCTGTAAAAGATCCTATGTGATCGGTCCTTGAACCTTCTCAGGCATTCTATGAAAACCCCTCCAAAATCGGGCACTCCGTTGTCTTACTGGAATTTTATCATTCCAATGTTCAGTTTGAATTTTTGTGTGTTTGTGGATCATCTGATGATGATTCCGCTCAGTGGGCAAATTGCCGGGGATATTGGCATGTCCATCGAAAACAGCGCGATGCTGGTCTCGGCGTATCCGTTTGCCGCAGCCGTTTCTCTGGTGTTACTGGCCCCCTTCTCGGACAGGATCGGCCGTAAACGCATGTTGTTGTTCCTGACCCTTGGATTTGCCTTTGCCACCCTGGGGATCACGTTTTCGAAAAACATCATCCTGGTCTTTTTATTCAGAATTCTGGCCGGAGTATTTGGCGGACCGATTGTGCCAAACGCCCTGGCCTTTGCGGGAGATTCGTTTGAAGGTCCGCTGAGGACCCGGGCACTGACCAATCTCATGCTGGCGTTTTCTGTTTCATCCATTCTGGGTGTCCCTTTTGGTGCGGCACTTGGGGATATGTTTGGCTGGGAAGCCGCCTTCTATGCGGTTTCAACCGGTTCATTCCTGTGTTGTCTGATTTTATTGAAATTGCAGGCGGTGCCGACCGGTGCTGAACGCGGCAGAATATCCCGGCAATATGTCGAATTGATATCCTTATGGAAAGAACCTTATATCCGGCGGGTATTTTATCTTCAGATTTTCATGATGATCGGATTGTTTGGCATGGTTCCCAATCTCAGCGCCTGGCTTGGCACCAACTGGCAGATGACGTCCACTCAAATCGGACTGCTTTATACCCAGGGCGGTGTCGCGGCGGTGATCTCCAATATTCTGGCCGGAAGATTGATGCGGGCAGGCTATAAACTGGAACTCATCACCGCGGGATCCCTGATTATGGGAGTTACAATGATGATGTTCACCCTGGAGTTTTTCACCATGGCCACCGCAGGATTGGTCTTTGCCGGCATCATGTTTGGCGGAACCATCCGTATGCCGGCCTTTCAGATCATCCTGTCCGAGATTGTAGATATTTCACGACGGGGCCGATTGATGTCCATGAGCATGATTGTGGCCAACATGATCATGGGACTGGGGGGAATCTGGAGTACCCTGTTTCTCAAAATGGAAAACAATCGCCTCGAAGGCATGCCCTGGATCGGGGTGATCGGGGTAATCACCCTTTTCATGGTGCCAGTGATGGTCTATCGTCTGAAACCGTATATTCCCGGTTCCCGAATAAAAAGTAGGATAAACCCTGTCAAATAATTGCGGGCAAAAAAAAGGCCTCCGTACAAAAAAACGCAACTGTTGCTCAGGTGAAAAAAGAGGAACCTGCCGCATCTGTGAAAAAAAGCACACCTTCTGCTCCGGTGAAAAAAAACATTCCAGCAACTCCTGTGAAAAAATAACGGGATGTAATAACCAACGAATCCGAACCCTCCATACTCTTGGCTTGCCTTTCAGATTGGACTTTGAGAAAAAACCGTCTTTCTTCAGGCAATACACGGATAACCCTTCAAACCGGGAAAAAAGGACATTATGGCATTTCGAGTTCCAGTAAGTTGGCTCAAGGATTTTGTGAATATCGAAGCTTCCGCAGAGGAACTGGCAGAACGTTTAACCATAGCCGGAATGGAAGTGGAATCAGTGGAACAGGTTGGTTCCTCATGGGATGAACCCTATCTGTTTGTCGGCAAAGTCATTGATATAAAACCTCATCCTGACGCGGATCGTCTGTCACTGGTGACTGTGGAATATGGAGCGGCAGAACCCCTCACGGTTGTCAGCGGAGCCCCCAATCTCAAACAATATGAAAATAAACTTCCAGAAACAGCGCTCAAAGTTCCACTGGCACTTGCCGGGGCCCGTCTGTTTGATCCGTATGAGGGGGATGGCACAAAACTCACAACCTTGAAACCTGCCTCTGTACGAGGCATTCATTCCGCTGGAATGCTGTGCTCCTTGAAAGAACTTGGACTGGGTGACAGCCATGAAGGTGTTTTGCTGTTCAATGCGGATGCGCCGTCCGGGATGTCGCTTAAAGAATATCTGGGAGATTACATCCTGAATTTTGACATCAAAGGCAGTTTCAGTCATTTGCTTTCCATTTACGGGATTGCCCGTGAAACTTCGGCCCTTTGCGTGTCGCCACTGGAAACATTGCCCCCTGAAGTGATGAAACCTGCTCAGGGTATCTCATCCCCCTGGTTCCTTGGCCTGGAAATCAAGGCCCCTGAATTATGCCCAAGATACTCGGCTTTGTTGATCCGCAATGTAAAGGTTGGCCCCTCACCGTTCTGGGTACAACAGCGGTTGATGCGCTGTGGAATGCGCCCGATCAACAATATCGTCGATATCACCAATTATGTCATGCTCGAACTGGGACAACCCCTGCACGCGTTTGATTATCAACTTCTCTGTCAGCGGGCAAACAGTCAGACTCCATCCATTATCATTCGAACCGCGGAACCTGATGAAAAATTAACGACACTGGATGGAATTGAAAGAACTCTTGATCCGCAAATGTTGCTCATCACTGATACGGCAGGAGCGGTAGCGATTGCCGGTGTGATGGGTGGGGCAGACACCGAAGTTTCCGAAAAGACGGTGGATATCCTGCTGGAGGCCGCCAGTTTCGAGTTTCTCAATAACCGCAGAACGTCACAGATGCTCAAACTGCGAACTGAAGCCAGTGAACGTTTTGGTAAACGGATTGATCCGGAATTGACGTTAACAGCGGCAGTCAGAGCGGCACAACTGATGGAAGAATATGCCGGCGGACAATTGGATCCGGTTTATGGAGATCTGCATCTCAATCAAAAACCAACAAAGACCATTGAGTTGTCATCAGCGTATATCAAACGGGTTTTGGGAATTGAGATTCATCATACGGAAGTCTTGAGGATTTTAACAGCACTTGAATTTGAAGTGTCAGGAACAGACCCAATGCAGGTTAAAATTCCCAGTCATCGCATGGATGTTCATATTCCAGCCGATCTGGTTGAGGAAATTGCCAGAATTTATGGCTACAATCATTTGCCTGCGACACTGATCAGTGACGCGTTGCCGCCCCAGAAAATCAATCTGAAACTCACGGGGAGTGAGCGGGTTCGTGATTTGCTTGTTTCCGCGGGACTGGATGAAATCATCACCTATTCGTTGATTGATCTGAGTCTTGAAAAGCGGCTTCAGCAAAATGAGAACCTGAATGAGTCCGAATACCTCAGTGTTAAAAATCCATTGTCCAGTGACAAGGCCCATTTGCGTCGCAGTCTGATACAGGGCGCTCTGGAAACAGCCAGGAGAAATTTACGGACCAACAAACGAATCTCAACGTTTGAAATTGGCTCCGTGTTTCTTCCCAATGGCGATGCGCTCCTGCCGATGGAACCACGCCGACTCAGTATTTTGCTGACAGGTCCACGATCGACCCTTTCATGGATTCCGGCACCGCATGAACCCATGGATTTCTTTGATTTGAAAGGGATCGTTGAATTGTTGTGTCAGCATCTGCACCTGAACAATGTCGTGTGGAAAAAAAGTTCGATTCCGTCCTTGCATCCCGGTCGTTGCGCACAGTTGCTTATTGGCGGCAAGTCCCTGGGATATATGGGCGAACTTCATCCGAAAATCAGACATGAACTTGAACTTCCTGATCAACCCGTGTGCCTGCTGGAATTTGATCTGGATTTAATGCTGTCTCACTGGAATGAAGACTATCAGATGGTTCCTCTTTCCAGTTATTCTCCGATCTATGAGGATCTGGCGTTTGTAGTCAACGCCAACATTCCTTCAGAAATGGTCACTTCTCTGATCGCAAGAATTGGCAGACCGCTTTTGCATAAGGTGGATCTGTTTGATGTGTATGAAGGTGAACAAATTGAGAAAGACAAGAAAAGTCTGGCGTATTCCCTGACCTATCAATCGTTTGAACGGACGCTTACGGATAAGGATGTTGAAGACGTGCGGAACAAAATCATCAGTCGTCTGAAACATGAATTGAATGCAGTGCTCCGATAATCAGGGACAACAGGGAAGGAGATATCCATGTTTTTTCAAACCGTGGAATCTGTTCTATGGACAGGTTCTCCAGCCCTGAAAACCCGGCGATTTCAGCAGGAGTATCCATTGTTGAAAAAACTTTTGGAAACTCCTGATCACAACTCCCCGATAAAACCCCTGACGGAGCCTTCCTATCAGGGATTCTGCAAGGTTGTTTCCCCCAAAAAAGTGATGAAACGCGGCAATCTCGAGTCTCCTGAAGGACGGATTGCTTTTTTGCACGCGCTGGCACATATCGAATACAGCGCGATTGATCTTGCTTTGGACGCCGTTTACCGATTTCGGCATTTGCCTGTAACATATTATGAAGACTGGCTTGAAGTCGCGGCTGATGAGGTTCGTCATTTTCTCCTGCTGACAGAATTATTGAAGCACTATGGATTGTCTTATGGAGATTTGCCAGTGCACAGTTCCCTGTTTGAAGCGGCTGTCAAAACACCTGATCTGCTGAGTCGCATGGCTGTCATTCCCCGCTATTTTGAAGCCAATGGACTGGATGCCACTGACCGGATGATGCATAAAATTCGGGATCATTATCTTGATGAATCCTGGGCACCTGACATTTTGTCAACGCTGGACCTCATTTCCACTGAAGAAATCAGCCATGTGAGCAAAGGTTCGTTCTGGTTTCGCCATGCTTGTCGTCAGGAAGGAAAAGAGGAATCGGTCTATTTTGAAATCATCCAGCGTCTATTTCCCAAAAACAATCTGGGCCACAAAACAGATATTACACGCAAGGCAAGATTGCAGGCTGGCTTCACTCAGGAAGAACTGAACCTCATCGAGCATGGTTCTCCGCAGAACCGAACATTTTCTTCAGCTTCCACAGGTATCAATGACTTTTCGTAAGGAATCGTTCATCTGGTACGCCTTTTCTGTGATCATCAGTTTATTGATGGCCGCATCCCTGCTTCTCGGGTCCGTGTCCATTTCCCTCACAGACCTCTGGAATAGTATCATCGGGAACGACGTTTCTCCGGTGACTTACCATATCCTCCTTAATTTCCGTCTGCCGAAAACCTTGACAGCGCTGATAGCCGGATCAGCCCTTGCGGCAAGCGGCTTGCTGATGCAGACCATGTTCCGGAATCCGTTGGCGGGTCCGTTTGTTTTGGGGATCAGTTCAGGCGCCAGCCTGGGTGTAGCGATTTCAACCCTGTGGGGAGTGACATTGGTGGTCGGAAGTCAGTTTAATCTTGTATTATCAGGCTGGGGAAGAGTCATTGCCGCACTCTCAGGTGCCACTGCCGTGCTGATTGTTGTGATGCAACTCAATCGCAAGCTCCGGAATGACATGCTGTTGCTCATCATTGGTCTGTTGTTGAGTCACATCACCAATGGTCTGATCAGTATTTTGATTTATTTCAGCAATCCAGACCAGATCCAGACATATCTGCTGTGGACCATGGGTAGCTTCCGGGGTGTTCAGTGGCGTGAGCTGGTGATCATGGGCCCGTTGGTTTTCGCGGGAATTGTTCTGGCTTTCCTGCTGGTAAAACCACTGAATTCGCTGTTGCTTGGAGAGCACTATGCCGCCAGTATGGGAATTCCGGTTTCAAAGATTCAGGCCTTGATCATTGCCGCGACTGCGGTGATGTCAGGGACAGTGACCGCTTTTTGCGGCCCCGTGGGATTCATTGGCATCATGGCCCCACATTTAGCCCGGGGACTTTTCGGAACATCCGATCATCGACTGATTTTACCGGCATCACTGGCCATGGGTTCCTGCCTGGCACTCATGGCTGAATTGATCGCGCAACTGCCCGGATTTCATGAAACGCTACCACTGAATTCAGTTTTATCCTTGCTTGGCGCACCGATGGTCGTGTTTATTTTAATGCGCAGAAAGCGATATTCAGGAGCGTGATGCAGGCGATACTTCAGATAGCTGACGTGACCACTGGTTATGGTTCCAGAAAAAAAAGACAAATCATCAGTTCCCATCTGAATCTGGACATCTTTCCGGGAGAATTCATCTGTCTTCTCGGCCCCAATGGCAGTGGGAAATCAACGTTGCTTCGAACCCTCACGGGGATGCAGGATTCTTTGGGGGGGCAGATCAGAATCGGAGACGTTCTGCTCTCTGATTTGTCCATGGAACAACGTGCGCATCTGCTGGCGGTAGTCCTGACCGTTTCCTGGCAGGGTGGCCCGTTTTCTGTGGAAAAACTGGTGGAACTGGGACGAACTCCGTATACCAACCGTTGGGGGACACTCGCGGCTGAAGACAAACAACAGATCGAATGGGCCTTAAAGGTCACCAGTATTGAGCATCTGCGCAAAAAAGACATTCAGGAACTGAGCGATGGGGAAAAACAACGGGTGATGATTGCCCGTGCGCTGGCTCAAACACCTGAACTTATTATTCTGGATGAACCAACGGCGTTTCTCGATCTACCGCATCGGATTGAGATTCTTCAATTGTTGCGGGAACTCGCTTATGAGCAAAACAAGGCAGTGCTGCTTTCCATACATGATCTGGAGCTGGCCATTCATCTGGCCAATCGTATCTGGTTGATGGATTCAACAGGAAATTGTGTATCGGGAACACCGGAGGATTTAATTCTGCAAAACCGGATTCAGGCCGTGTTTGACAGAGACTACATGCGTTTTGATCCATGGTCTGGAAATTTTAGGGTCATTGATCAGGATCGGCAAAAAATCGGTCTGGTTGGTGAAGGACTTGCGGCACTATGGACGACTCGCGCGTTGGAAAGAAACAGATTTCATGTTGAGCATCTGCAACCTTCGGATGACCATACATTTCCCTGTATCACCGTTATCGAACAGCCAGTTCCTGCGTGGAAAGTTATCCTGCATGACAACGAGCAGGAATTTGATTCCATTGAGCAACTCATGAAATGGATTCTTTCCATCCATAAATAAAAATGTTGCGATCCTGTCTCTTCTGATCCGGTTTGTAGACAATGTCATCAACTTAAGCATTATGAATGGTGCTGAGTATTAATTCCCCCTTGGTTCAAGGGGGTTAGGGGGATGTAATTCTGAGCGTTAAATCCCCCATGCCCCCTTTGAAAAGGGGGATTCCCCGGCGAAAAACGCCTTAAGTTGACTACATTGGGTTTGTAGAGACGGGTTTCATATCTGATCCAATTTGTAGAGACGGGTTTGAAACCCGTCTCTACGCACAATTTCTGAAAGGTGCCAATTTCTGTTTTATTTCTGATTCAGACACCAAGCAACAGGCGTGAAGGGTCTTCCAGATAAGATTTTACCCTGTATAGAAAACTCACGGATTCACGTCCGTCAATCACACGGTGATCATAGGACAACGCAACATACATGATGGGGCGTATCTCAACATTTCCATTGATCGCGACAGGCCGATCCACAATATTGTGCATGCCAAGAATGGCGCTTTGTGGTGGATTGATGATGGGTGTTGACAACATGGAACCAAAAATGCCGCCATTCGTAATGGAAAAGGTTCCACCGGTCATTTCATCCAGACTCAAGCGGTTGTCACGCGCTTTTTGTCCGAGTTCCACAATTTTCTGCTCAATTTCCGCGATTGTCATGGTGTCCGCGTTTCTGATGACAGGGACAACCAGCCCTTTGGGGCCACTGACCGCAATGCCCATGTCCACATAATTGTGATAGACAACATCATCACCATCAATCATGGCGTTCACATCAGGAAACTCCTTCAAACCTTCGGTCACAGCCTTGACAAAAAATCCCATGAACCCCAGTTTGATTCCATGCCGTTTCTGAAACGCTTCATTGTGGGTTTTACGCAAACGCATGATCTGGCTCATATCCACTTCATTGAAGGTGGTCAGCATGGCTGTTTCATTTTTGACAGACACCAGCCGCTCTGCGATTTTCCGGCGTAAGGGCGACATTCGTTTCCGGCTTTCTCTAAGAATTTCAGATGTGGATGGCGTTGCTGTTTTTGGAGTGGCTACAGTCGGTGAAACTTGTGGAGGCGCAATCACTGGAGTCGAAGCGTTTTGGGCATCCGCTTTGGTGATTCTGCCATCTTTTCCGGAACCCTGTATCGCTTCAGGCGCTAGGCCTTTTTCCGCAAGAATTTTCTGAGCGGCCACGGAGGGATGTCCGGTCGCATAGGTTGATTTTTCAACAGGCGTCAGTGTCTCACCAACTGCGGCACTGACTGGAACCACAGGTGGTGACGTGACAGAACCAGAGGCTTCAGTGTCAATCACCGCGGCGATATCGCCCACTTTCGCAGGTGTGCCTGACGGGATCATGATTTTTAGTTTTCCAGCATGTTCAGTGATGAGTGGCAAGGTCGCCTTTTCAGTTTCAATTTCACACAGCACCTCATCAACGGCCACCATCTCGCCATCCTGTTTGAGCCAGTTGGCAATTTCAACTTCAGTGATGGATTCTCCAGGACTAGGAATTTTAATTTCTACAGGCATATTTCATTTCTCTTGAAGGTTAATAATCAGGCAAAGGCCCGGTCAATCAGTTCTTTTTGCTGGGCATTGTGAATTTTATAAAAACCAGTCGCGGGAGTGGCGTTTTCCTTGCGGGAAATGGTTTCCAGCGGACGAAATTTGAAACGGCGCAACATGAAGTTCAGGTATCCCATATTCTCAGGCTCTTCCTGAACCCAGAGCCATTGTTTTGCGGCAGAATAGCGATCAAGAACCTGTTGAATCTGCCTGGACGGCAATGGATTCAACTGCTCCAGTCTCACGATCGCGACATCTTTTCGTTCGGTTGATTGCTGGCGTTCGAGAAGTTCATAATAAATTTTTCCGGTGCAGAACAACACCCGACCCACCTTGTCCGCATCCACATAAGAATCATCCAGCACCTCATGGAATCGGGTTCCTTCGATAAAATCGTCAATCGGGCTGACACAGGCCGGATGTCGCAGCAAACTTTTCGGAGTGAAAATCACCAGAGGTTTACGAATCGGCCAGATCATTTGCCGACGCAGAAGATGAAATAAACTGGCTGGAGTGGTGCAGTTGGCCACAATCATGTTGTTGTCAGCGCACAAGGCGAGAAAGCGTTCAGGGCGAGCTGAAGAATGTTCAGGACCCTGGCCTTCATAACCATGAGGCAAGAGCATGACCAAACCGTTCATTCGTTGCCATTTGGTTTCAGCGCATGAAATGAACTGATCAATGATGATTTGCGCGCCATTGGCAAAATCGCCAAACTGCGCTTCCCAGATCGTCAGGACTCGTGGTGAATAAAGGGCGTAGCCAAACTCGAATCCCAGCACACCATACTCAGACAACAGTGAATTATAAATTTCAAATCTTGCCTGATGTTCACTGACATTTCTCAACGGGACATATTTCTCTTCAGAATCTTCCACCAGCAATACCGCATGACGATGAGAAAAGGTTCCCCGTTCAACATCTTCGCCGCTGAGTCGAATAGGATTTCCCTGATGCAGCAATGTGGCATAGGCCATGGTTTCTCCCATCCCCCAATCCAGTTTTCCGGCATCGCCAATCATCTTTTTGCGGTCCTGATACAATTTCCGTGTCTTGTCAAAAAACTTTTTATCTTCAGGAATGTTCGTGATTCGATCCCCCAATTCATGGAATAATTCACGAGGAACTCCTGTTTCAGGCGACAATTCAAAATCTTCTGGGGTTGCCAGACGAAGTCCAGACCAGTTGCCTTGCAGAAATGATGTCACCTGAGATGTTTCTCGCTGGCGTGCTTCCTCCAGTCGCTCCTGAAGCATGCTTTTGAATTCCTGTTCCATTTCAAGAGCAAGACTTGCTTCCACACTCCCTTTGGAAATCAATTTCTGATTATAAACTTCCCTGGGGTTGGGATGGTTGGCAATCAATTTATAAAGCAGGGGTTGCGTGAATCGCGGCTCATCGCCTTCGTTATGACCATGTTTACGGTAAGACAAAATATCAACAAACACATCCCGATGAAATGTCTGCCGGAAGGATAGTGCCAGTTGAATGACATACACGACAGCTTCCACATCATCGCCATTGACATGAAACACCGGCGACAGGGTCGTTTTGGCAACATCAGTACAATAGGTACTGGATCGTGCGTCATGATAGTTGGTGGTGAAGCCGATCTGATTGTTGAGCACCACATGCACGGTGCCTCCAGTCCGATAGCCATCCAGTAGCGACATTTGCAGGACTTCATACACAATGCCCTGTCCTGCGACAGAAGCATCGCCATGAATCAGAATCGGGCAGATCTTGTTTTCATCATTTTTGTAGCGCAAATCCAGTTTGCTACGCACCAAACCCTCGACCACCGGATTGACAGCTTCCAGATGTGAAGGATTGGGGAGCAGGTTCAGTTTGACGCTTTTTCCTGTAGACGTGGATTGGGTGCTGGAATAGCCCATATGGTATTTGACATCGCCTTCAAACAAGGAGTTAGCAAAGGCTTTCCCTTCAAACTCGGTAAAAATGCTGTCGTAGGTTTTTCCCAAAATGTTGGCCAGCACATTCAAACGTCCACGGTGTGCCATACCAAACACAAATTCGCTGATACCAAGTTCCGCTCCAAATTCCAGAATGGCATCCAATGCGGGAATGATGGTTTCAGAGCCTTCCAGTGAAAAGCGTTTTTGTCCCACATATTTCGTATGCAGAAAATTTTCAAAGACGGTGGCCTGATTCAGTTTCTGGAAAATACGTTTTTTTTGACTGATGGTCAACTCAGGCGTGTTCTTGCAACGTTCCATCTTTTCTTCGAGCCATTCAATCATGTTCGGAACACGCACAAATTTGTATTCAACCCCAATAGAGCCGCAATAAGTCTGATCCAGCCAATCAATGATTTTTCGCAGTGTGCCTGGTCCACATCCTGGAATTCTGTTACCCGCCTGAAACACAGTGTCCAGATCTGAGGCACTCAAGCCATAAGTTTCCAGCGCAAGAGATCCGGGATGCACACGTCTGGGGCGTATCGGATTGGTTTTGGACCACAAATGTCCTCGCTGGCGGTATCCATTGATCAGGTTGATCACACAAAATTCCTTATCCAGTTTTTCTGGATCCACATTACTGCTGTCACCATAAGTTTCTCGGGCAAAATCAAATCCCTTGAAAAACTGGGCCCAGTCAGCACTGACCGAGGTCGGGTTTTTCAGATATTGCTGATAAAGTTCATCAATTGCGGAAACATCGGCATTTCCAAGATACGAATATTGGTCCATAATTCAAAAATCGTGAAAGGTTGTCAGGGGTGGACAAGAGGTTTTCCACAGATGGATGCAGGGTAAACGCATGGTTTCGGTTATGGTTATTCCGTAACCACAGTTTGAGGTCTGAGTACAAAACCGGCGGTCATCCTGCATGAAGATTTACTAGTTATGTCAAATGCTTTCAAGGTGTTTTCAATGATGCGGAAATAATTATTTGACAGCGTTGTGGTGAAACTGTGTGGCTTTTTATTGACGGGATTTTCCATAACCTGTTCCATGTTACACTGCGAATAACCTTAAAGATTGAAATTATGGTGTAAACTGTTTATAAATCAAAAAAACAGCAGGAATTATTTTTAAAATATTCTCAATGAAGGAACCTTATGTCACGGGTATTGATTCTCACGCTGGTATGCATGCTGTCCAGTGCTTTACCACTACAGGCCCTGGAAACCGCACCCCGGATAACCGACCGGGAACTCATAGAGATTCTGACTGAATTGAAGGAAGGGCAAAAACGACTGGAGCTTCAGATCACGAATCTTCAACGTGAAATGGATAAACGGTTTGAGGCGGTGGACAAGCGATTTGACGCTGTTGATAAACGGTTTGAGGCTGTTGATAAGCGGTTTGAGGCTGTTGATAAGCGGTTTGAGGCTGTTGATAAGCGGTTTGAGGAAGTGAACCAACGGTTTGAGATGATGAACAATCTGATCATCGGCATTCTCACTGCGTTTGCCGGAATCGTGGCCGCTACCATCAGCTTTGCGCTTTGGGACAGAAGAACCATGATTCGTCCCTTTGAAACCAAAGTGAAGCACATTGAGGACAGGCAGGACGCCCTCGAAACGGAAATGTTGTCAGACCGCAAAAAATTCCATCAGTTTGTGGAAGCTTTTCGGACTTTGGCTCAAACAGACACCAATGTCGCCAAAGTCCTCAAATCATTTTCCTTGATGTAACTCATTTTAGATTTTCACATGATCAGGAAAGCAGGGAAGCCGAACGGAATGG from SAR324 cluster bacterium carries:
- the cobD gene encoding cobalamin biosynthesis protein CobD; this encodes MISCLTVLIGMLLLDALLGDPRVAWHPVCLIGRSLSFFEEKLRQIGWNGYIGGILLFFCLAVTWVLPVTGIMIWLAREMPIAGWLFQIITGFFLLAIHSLLAHSWNILKAADSGNLDLAHQETAKLVGRDTAPMSLDDCRRSAVESMGESLTDGIIAPLFYYFLLGIPGMLMFKIISTMDSMVGYKTEKYLKFGWFGARADDVLNYIPARLSFILITLLASVLPGYSGRYAFKIGWSQHHLIPGPNAGWSEAAMAGALRIRIAGPIWKKGVKVTDLWIGDSQDPEACSHGEVFKTMAMVVLSSLVFCMISIVTIFWIVG
- the cmoA gene encoding carboxy-S-adenosyl-L-methionine synthase CmoA, with the translated sequence MRDELFKHPESSKKFEFNEAVANVFEDMLSRSIPFYQEVLRLTGELTLKFCHPGSVIYDLGCSTGTLIHYLADLIAPFRIPVTIKGIDSSQAMLDKARSQSNSSHEPLAIEWICGDIQTTPILKPTVIILNYTLQFVSPETRQAFVTKLHAELEPGGLLIMSEKLRSDQLVVRELETECYESLKRRHGYSEIEISRKRQALENVLVSFSLEDNLSLLRNAGFESSGIAFKWHNFATFWAVKDPM
- a CDS encoding MFS transporter codes for the protein MKTPPKSGTPLSYWNFIIPMFSLNFCVFVDHLMMIPLSGQIAGDIGMSIENSAMLVSAYPFAAAVSLVLLAPFSDRIGRKRMLLFLTLGFAFATLGITFSKNIILVFLFRILAGVFGGPIVPNALAFAGDSFEGPLRTRALTNLMLAFSVSSILGVPFGAALGDMFGWEAAFYAVSTGSFLCCLILLKLQAVPTGAERGRISRQYVELISLWKEPYIRRVFYLQIFMMIGLFGMVPNLSAWLGTNWQMTSTQIGLLYTQGGVAAVISNILAGRLMRAGYKLELITAGSLIMGVTMMMFTLEFFTMATAGLVFAGIMFGGTIRMPAFQIILSEIVDISRRGRLMSMSMIVANMIMGLGGIWSTLFLKMENNRLEGMPWIGVIGVITLFMVPVMVYRLKPYIPGSRIKSRINPVK
- a CDS encoding phenylalanine--tRNA ligase subunit beta: MAFRVPVSWLKDFVNIEASAEELAERLTIAGMEVESVEQVGSSWDEPYLFVGKVIDIKPHPDADRLSLVTVEYGAAEPLTVVSGAPNLKQYENKLPETALKVPLALAGARLFDPYEGDGTKLTTLKPASVRGIHSAGMLCSLKELGLGDSHEGVLLFNADAPSGMSLKEYLGDYILNFDIKGSFSHLLSIYGIARETSALCVSPLETLPPEVMKPAQGISSPWFLGLEIKAPELCPRYSALLIRNVKVGPSPFWVQQRLMRCGMRPINNIVDITNYVMLELGQPLHAFDYQLLCQRANSQTPSIIIRTAEPDEKLTTLDGIERTLDPQMLLITDTAGAVAIAGVMGGADTEVSEKTVDILLEAASFEFLNNRRTSQMLKLRTEASERFGKRIDPELTLTAAVRAAQLMEEYAGGQLDPVYGDLHLNQKPTKTIELSSAYIKRVLGIEIHHTEVLRILTALEFEVSGTDPMQVKIPSHRMDVHIPADLVEEIARIYGYNHLPATLISDALPPQKINLKLTGSERVRDLLVSAGLDEIITYSLIDLSLEKRLQQNENLNESEYLSVKNPLSSDKAHLRRSLIQGALETARRNLRTNKRISTFEIGSVFLPNGDALLPMEPRRLSILLTGPRSTLSWIPAPHEPMDFFDLKGIVELLCQHLHLNNVVWKKSSIPSLHPGRCAQLLIGGKSLGYMGELHPKIRHELELPDQPVCLLEFDLDLMLSHWNEDYQMVPLSSYSPIYEDLAFVVNANIPSEMVTSLIARIGRPLLHKVDLFDVYEGEQIEKDKKSLAYSLTYQSFERTLTDKDVEDVRNKIISRLKHELNAVLR